Part of the Porites lutea chromosome 14, jaPorLute2.1, whole genome shotgun sequence genome, AAATTGCTCATTTCCCTATCCTGTTTGTTAAGACATGCAGGAGACACTATTTTCCGACCCTGATttgttttgcatacagaattgAGTATTAAAATTTTACAACGTTCAGATTCGTGTGACAAGGCCTTATCACACTGGGGTACATCAAAACGTAAAGGTCATGTGAATTTTTTATATTGGAAGATCTctaatagagcgattttcgtatgacttTGAATTGAAAACGTGCGAACAAAACATAAACAGCAACGGACGGGAATAGagtgatttgattggtttatcgaacgaaTACAAACGCGCGCATGTCTTTTGGTTGGTTCAGCGAACGcccgggtgaaaaaacttcatgcccgataactttctagaaatcaatggATACTtagctttgacgtcatactgtaaaacgattggccaatcgaacaatgccctTTCTATATTAGTGTTTTCTTTGGAAGGGAAACTAAGAGTcgatgttttgatcttttcatccattggctgataaaacaaataacgaacactaaccaaattcatttttcaaggtcatacgaaaatcgctctaatacAGTAAAAATGTCTTGACAATCTGCAGTGTCCAGACTTGTCGTTTATTTTTGTTACTTCTGGTTTGCTTGCACAGGACACCATTGCAGAGACCATTGCTGTAGATGCGTGGATGTCACAGGTAACCGGCATATTTCTTCTCAGTAGTCGCATTTTGCCGAGTATTACACTTACCATAATTCATCGTAAGTTATGCGCCGATCAGTCGTCTAGTTTGAAATTTCAAACTTCTTCCCAACAACTCCGAGATTAATTTGTCTATTTTGGTGtccattcagtttttttttttgggggggggggagggggggagggggggtaacAAGCATTTTAAGGGGAGTGGGCCAAAGGGTAGATTTTTCGATTTTATCCCGAACTGGCAACTGGCAAGGTTGCTGAATAGTTCAACCAACAACAGAATTCATTTTAGCCCCTAATTCAGTAAGATTGGTGAGCCATTATAATTCTCAATTTTTACACTGCTACTACATTTTTTTTCAGACTTGGACAAATGAATTCTTGCAGTGGAACGCCAGCGAATTTGGAAACGAAAATACTATACACTTTTGGCCTGATGAGGTCTGGACACCAgatatttcacttttaaataaGTAAGTAGTGTAGAATGAATTTTTAAACATAACTGACCAACATTAGCATGCACGTTGTGTACGACGTACCAAAACGTACCCCAATAGAGAGAAGTGTGGCGTagcgttaccatggtagcaaatttCTGGTtctcaacaatctttcttgacagagacggccatttaaaaaaaaattatgggctaccgttttgtCCCCAAATGTAATCATGCACGGGATAGTGATACGTGTCAatatttttcgtcttttttttttctgtcatattTGCAAGACTACAGGTTGTCGAGATCCAGagattttgctaccatggcaacgtgacgtaattactccttctctctttctctccttCTCCTCCCCTCTAACAGAAACCTAACCTAAACAATTGTACTGAACGATGTTCTCTTctgcaaatgatttttttcctatAGCGCTGAAGATGACGATTCAGCAAAAGGGAAAATAGGCTTTGGCACAGAAGTAAAAGTACTCAGCACTGGATTGTGCATTCTTAACGGTATGACCACTTTGACAGCTTCCTGCCAACTAAATCTCGAAGACTGGCCCTTTGACAACCAAACCTGTGTATTTATGTTCGGCTCCTATACATATGGAACTGACAGGATGACCCTCCAACAACCGCCAGCTCGGCGCTATGAAGAAATGTTAAGCGGTAAGCTTGCCCTGTTTTAATGTACTCTTCGgtttttttgcacaaatatttctggaaaatcTGGTTGTAAAGTAAACAGAATCGGCGACTTTTTGGGTCGCTCCAGCGAAAAATTTCCGCCtggagcaacggaacatctgaaaagatAGTCTTGTTTTTCCAGAAGAAATGTTCCAAACGGAAACtcttgttccatttcttcaaaaacCATCAATTTCAGGCCTTCGTGGCCGTTTTTCATTAAATGGAACTGttttgtacaaatggtaaatgcaatttcgggacaaattttaccagtcctgaattttgctacTTTGAACGCAAATAACTTAAGTTGGCGACTTTgaaagagttttaaaatagacctttttaccaatacggcggccatattgaattaatccgatttaaggagtattacaGGATGTCCAGGGCGCATAaacacatttcgtttgtattttcgagcgcttttcgggacattttatCTTTAGgttttcttagaataaaattgtaatgggaaaaaaagatccttgtgccgtgtttggacgtaataatgatcgcctttttctagtttagtatcaGAAATATGGCACAAGGATCtgttttcccattacaatcttattctaagaaacctttaagaaaaaatgtccccaaaagcgctcgaaaatacgaacgaaatgtgctcatgccccctgggcatcctataatactcttTAAATCGGATTaattcaacatggccgccgtatcggtaaaaaggtctattcgcCACCTGACTTTAAAAAGCGAGTCGGGAACTGGAGCCTAGATGCGTCTCGCAAGTGTTTCTGGGATAGTTTCTAGGAACGCGCTGGTCAgccattggccaatttttttcccctgTCCCTGATAATAGcctagggcgctttccattcagccAAAACTTCCGGTTTGAATTTTCGTCAATTTCCAGCATAGCCTacgaagcgcagacgtatttccagtcgtcgcttctctccttCCAAAAAAATACGCCTGCGCTTAGCGGGCTACTTCCAGCAACAAATGAAACCCCAAAATAGGACAACCTCCCGAGGTATACCCAGATTTTCGAGAAATTTTTccaggaagttttctttccattcaactTTGCTCCcggaatttcaaaaattttcggTTAAATGGTTCCCCTTTTCGGAAATTCAACAATTTCCGGAATATCTGGAAACTTTTCCGGTAAAATTCTGTACCAAGTACCGCTGCTTccaaattttcgaaagttttcgTTGAATTGGAAAGCACCCCAAGAGGTCTTTGAGAAATTTAACCAGGCCCAGTTTCCCCTCGGTTCTTAAGTGGCGATATGGCGCAGACTGTGGCACATGCATCAAgctttttgcacatttcttttaCTGCCCACCCCCCGACTACAGCGTGAAACTGCCTTATTTCACGTTGTATTGATAGCGTAAACATACAGcgactttttctttctcttaaaCTTGGATATTCATCTCCAAGAGAGTTCACCTTAGACAAATTGAGCGAGTAAACACAACTGCACTCAGAAGTTAGTTTCAAAGAACGCGAAGTCACTTTAGTGACAGTTTTTAGTGAGGGCAGGAAGCTTTAAGTTGGTTTCGTTGTTCAGCGGATCAAAACACTGTGCTTATTGAGAACTTAACTTAACTCTTTCACAGATCGGTTTTTATCAAATGGTAACTGGGATTTACAAGACATCCAAATTAGTACTGCGACAACCGACCATGAAAACTGCTGTCACACTAATTTCAGCGAGATCGTCTACACcttgaaaatagcaagaaggccTTTGTACTACTTGTTCTATCTGGTCGGGCCTTGTATTATACTCTTATTTCTCAATCTTACAAGCTTTCTCATTCCAGTGGAAAGTGGGGAAAGAATTGGCTTTGTCACAACAATTCTGTTGGCCATGATAGTGTTCTTGCTGCTGATGTCATCTCTCCTCCCGGAGACTTCGAGTTTTGTCCCTAAACTTGGAATAAACTtgatggtgacaatggtgattaTGTGTATGGTACTCTTGTCTAATATCCTCGTGCTCAAGCTGTTCTTCATGGAAGACCATCCACCGAAATGGTTGCAGCGCCTTTTCTGCTTCTTCCAGAGAAAGAATCGAAAACGAGACGCGCAGATTCAAGATGTCTCCAGCGCAAATGGGACGCATCTGCCTGGTGTCGAGTCTCCTGGTAGTAGTCACCAGGCGATTCAAAACTTGGAACACTTACAGGGGAGCAAAAAGGTAGACAAGAGATCAGAGGAAAAAGTTGAGGAGCTTACCTGGCAGAAAGTGTCCATCAAGCTGGACAATgtgtttttcttcctcttcagTTTGATCGCTGTGATTACCTATGCCGTGATTTTCATGTAAATGTCGGATCACTTTAGGTCCCTgggaactgcccacctacccctcccctgatctagcattaacacttacttctcactaagagcaaaatgttggcttaggggaggggtaggtgggcagtacCTCAGAAGCCTATACTGATCCTAAATATCATCTAAAAAACAGAAGGcttttataaacaattattggctGAGGTTTTCGTGGTATCCGGAATAAGGCAAGAtcgtcgaggtaagtgttatcagccgagccgaaggccgaggctgataacatttaccgagaccttgattatttaggatatcacaaaaactgaatctaataatcgttttattatacattgttttgaggaaaataacgaCGACAAACACACGGTCGCAATCTtgaaggaacctgaattgatagtGTTATTAGAGATAATGCATTGctcgcgcaacctacagataagttagttatctgctagcagaatATATAACTAATCTGTATAGGCTCTTAGCCAGTGAGAaaacagatagtgagtacaatgtataataatttgAATAATCAAC contains:
- the LOC140924045 gene encoding neuronal acetylcholine receptor subunit alpha-7-like, translated to MVGNPMVCELRRVSGSSNGSSEHLIRAKLLENYDKIVLPVTGKKMDVRFNLRIVKLLKDTIAETIAVDAWMSQTWTNEFLQWNASEFGNENTIHFWPDEVWTPDISLLNNAEDDDSAKGKIGFGTEVKVLSTGLCILNGMTTLTASCQLNLEDWPFDNQTCVFMFGSYTYGTDRMTLQQPPARRYEEMLSDRFLSNGNWDLQDIQISTATTDHENCCHTNFSEIVYTLKIARRPLYYLFYLVGPCIILLFLNLTSFLIPVESGERIGFVTTILLAMIVFLLLMSSLLPETSSFVPKLGINLMVTMVIMCMVLLSNILVLKLFFMEDHPPKWLQRLFCFFQRKNRKRDAQIQDVSSANGTHLPGVESPGSSHQAIQNLEHLQGSKKVDKRSEEKVEELTWQKVSIKLDNVFFFLFSLIAVITYAVIFM